The following coding sequences lie in one Paenibacillus durus ATCC 35681 genomic window:
- a CDS encoding O-fucosyltransferase family protein, with protein sequence MHQQKFLLIKTWGWGFWSDMDHLTGQLLVAELTKRIPVVYWGPHSLYSEYIDTNAFELYYEPVSSYTIDDVLKPEHTFFPPIWNASNALVEDLDKTARLHRGIGELMASKADVAVSDVHFFSKPLLRYIPKSHWAYGMTGVQIYRHLIRKYLRLKPDIEAEINEFYNAHLKDHHPLLGVHIRASDKVREVENLQQLNKQYDGEIRKVLKEGKIGKLFLITDCDDAIDDFNKRYGSIVVYTDCVRAPRNSVTEAPHLQNFVVKRRKGIEIIKDTYLATKCDYFIGNGYSNVSFFVNRLKDWPDSHIKLFYRTLKQDRKNTRKRARAELATKYYRAKQRRAQYPSLYGGDNQHEHKPISPD encoded by the coding sequence ATGCACCAGCAAAAGTTCTTGCTTATTAAGACGTGGGGGTGGGGCTTTTGGTCGGATATGGACCACCTGACCGGGCAACTGCTTGTAGCCGAGCTGACGAAACGGATACCGGTGGTGTATTGGGGGCCGCACAGTTTATACAGTGAATATATCGATACGAACGCCTTTGAATTGTATTATGAACCTGTCTCCTCATACACCATCGATGACGTGCTTAAGCCTGAACACACCTTTTTCCCGCCGATCTGGAATGCAAGCAACGCACTGGTAGAGGATCTGGATAAGACGGCGCGGCTTCACCGCGGCATTGGCGAACTGATGGCCAGCAAGGCGGATGTGGCCGTCAGCGACGTCCATTTCTTCTCCAAGCCGCTACTCAGGTATATTCCGAAGAGCCACTGGGCGTACGGGATGACCGGAGTACAGATCTACCGTCATCTGATCCGGAAGTATTTGCGTTTAAAGCCCGATATTGAAGCGGAAATCAACGAATTTTACAATGCCCATCTGAAGGATCATCACCCGCTCCTCGGCGTTCATATCCGGGCTAGCGACAAAGTGCGCGAGGTGGAGAACCTTCAGCAGCTTAACAAGCAATATGATGGAGAAATCCGAAAAGTATTGAAGGAAGGAAAAATTGGAAAGTTATTCCTGATCACGGATTGCGATGATGCGATCGATGACTTCAACAAGCGCTACGGTTCGATAGTCGTATACACCGACTGCGTGAGAGCTCCCCGCAACTCCGTTACCGAGGCCCCCCATCTGCAGAACTTTGTTGTAAAAAGAAGAAAAGGTATCGAGATCATCAAGGATACGTATCTTGCCACCAAATGCGATTATTTTATCGGCAACGGCTACTCCAATGTATCCTTTTTCGTCAACCGGCTGAAGGACTGGCCGGACAGCCATATTAAGCTTTTTTACAGAACGTTGAAACAGGATAGAAAAAATACCCGTAAACGGGCACGAGCCGAATTGGCCACCAAATATTATCGGGCCAAGCAGCGCCGGGCTCAATATCCAAGTCTGTACGGAGGTGATAACCAGCATGAGCATAAACCGATTTCTCCTGATTAA
- a CDS encoding O-fucosyltransferase family protein, with amino-acid sequence MSINRFLLIKPWGYSIWADVDHVVGQLLIAEITDRTPIVYWGMDSLYSESVTKNSFELFFEPINEHMPHEVVRSDFTYYPPIWTSHTVLMEDPDKLKWEHRDLQDMIASDANVLVSDVYYHVGSIVPWIPERHPLYGKTPHQLYRYLFDKYIKIQPSIIDEAKQFVYENPQFRDEKPILGVHIRANGLVSEIGQIYNINDYYHPNIWSFMSNFECRHLFLITDHYKFVRQFQKIYDKYETLIVSDSRKAFFRGRVHPNRSNYPNQRHKGIELIKDTSDIIKDTYLAVQCDYFIGNGYSSLSNTVLRMKDWPEKNIKLLY; translated from the coding sequence ATGAGCATAAACCGATTTCTCCTGATTAAGCCTTGGGGATACAGCATTTGGGCGGATGTGGATCATGTGGTTGGCCAGCTGCTTATTGCAGAGATCACGGACCGGACTCCGATTGTGTACTGGGGCATGGACAGTCTGTATTCCGAGTCCGTGACGAAAAACTCGTTCGAGTTGTTCTTCGAACCGATCAATGAGCATATGCCCCATGAAGTCGTCCGGTCCGATTTTACGTATTATCCGCCCATCTGGACCAGTCATACGGTTCTGATGGAGGACCCGGACAAGTTGAAGTGGGAACATCGGGATTTGCAGGATATGATCGCAAGTGACGCCAACGTGCTGGTCAGCGATGTGTATTACCATGTCGGCTCTATTGTCCCCTGGATTCCCGAGCGGCATCCTTTATACGGTAAAACACCGCATCAATTATACCGTTATCTGTTCGACAAATACATTAAAATCCAACCCAGCATCATTGACGAAGCCAAGCAGTTTGTTTATGAGAATCCGCAGTTTCGTGATGAAAAACCGATTCTAGGCGTTCATATCCGGGCCAACGGCCTCGTCAGTGAAATTGGACAGATTTATAATATCAACGATTATTACCATCCCAATATATGGAGTTTTATGAGCAATTTCGAATGCCGTCATCTGTTCCTCATTACCGACCATTACAAGTTCGTCCGCCAATTCCAAAAGATTTATGATAAATACGAAACCTTAATTGTCAGCGACAGCAGGAAAGCGTTCTTCAGAGGCAGAGTCCACCCGAACCGGTCCAATTATCCCAATCAGCGCCATAAAGGAATTGAACTCATAAAAGACACCTCGGACATTATCAAAGACACTTACCTTGCCGTTCAGTGCGACTATTTTATCGGCAATGGCTATTCCAGCTTGTCGAATACGGTGCTTCGAATGAAAGATTGGCCGGAGAAAAATATCAAGCTGCTGTATTAG
- a CDS encoding MurR/RpiR family transcriptional regulator codes for MTPILHALEHEKSKLSQMERRLAERILASPGEIVHMGITELAEQCGISAATITRFCKVFHFKGFPDFKVKLAAEIAHSDAAPQEGGSSYQDIMAGNPLSVIVEAMQANHLASIRDTTSLLDIGRLEQTVDLLCHARRVDLYGMATSSIVAQDFYQKLIRIGVNCTAFADSHMQITSASSLAEGDVAFAISYSGETLETIDALICAKNSGASTISLTSYGSNSLASLSGISLFSSSLEQGMRRGDMASRIAQLHIIDILFTGMVSRRFGDYIPKLEQSYRNVQKFRHKRGGTE; via the coding sequence ATGACTCCAATCCTGCATGCACTGGAGCACGAGAAGTCCAAGCTCTCCCAAATGGAGCGCAGGCTGGCGGAGCGAATTCTTGCCTCCCCCGGCGAGATTGTCCATATGGGCATCACAGAGCTGGCGGAGCAATGCGGCATCAGCGCCGCGACAATCACGCGCTTTTGCAAGGTGTTTCACTTTAAGGGCTTCCCTGATTTCAAGGTAAAGCTGGCGGCTGAAATCGCCCACAGCGATGCGGCGCCTCAGGAGGGCGGCTCCTCTTACCAGGATATTATGGCAGGCAATCCGCTCTCCGTCATCGTGGAAGCCATGCAGGCGAATCACCTCGCTTCCATCCGCGATACAACGTCGCTGCTGGACATCGGACGGCTCGAACAGACGGTGGATCTGCTCTGCCACGCCCGGCGGGTCGATCTGTACGGAATGGCGACCTCGTCGATTGTCGCTCAGGATTTCTATCAGAAGCTGATCCGGATCGGCGTCAACTGTACCGCTTTTGCCGATTCGCATATGCAGATCACTTCGGCCTCCTCCCTTGCGGAGGGGGACGTCGCCTTTGCCATTTCGTACTCGGGGGAGACGCTCGAGACGATCGACGCGCTCATCTGCGCGAAGAATAGCGGCGCATCTACGATCTCGCTTACTTCATACGGCAGCAATTCGCTTGCCTCGCTCAGCGGGATCTCGCTTTTCTCCTCCTCTCTTGAACAAGGAATGCGTAGAGGAGACATGGCGTCGCGGATCGCCCAACTTCACATTATCGATATTTTATTTACCGGAATGGTCAGCAGAAGGTTTGGCGATTATATTCCAAAGCTGGAGCAATCGTACCGGAACGTCCAGAAATTCCGTCACAAACGGGGAGGTACAGAATAA
- the nagB gene encoding glucosamine-6-phosphate deaminase — MNIFKFENDEDFVQTGANLVASLLQSNPKAVLGLATGSTPIGVYERLVQMYRKGLVSFAKASSYNLDEYVGLSADHPKSYRSFMNKHLFDHIDIDLSRTHVPDGNAKDLTAECLAYDQRLENEGPVDLQILGIGSNGHIGFNEPDASLTSGTHVVDLLPETREANARFFPSVTDVPMQAITMGVGSILKAQQILLLVRGAEKAEAIRKAVKGPITTQCPASLLQSHPNVMVLLDEGAGQWLK, encoded by the coding sequence ATGAATATTTTTAAGTTTGAAAATGACGAAGATTTCGTGCAGACAGGGGCCAATCTGGTTGCCAGCCTGCTTCAGAGTAATCCGAAGGCCGTCCTGGGACTCGCCACCGGCAGCACGCCTATCGGGGTATACGAACGGCTGGTCCAGATGTACCGCAAAGGTCTGGTCAGCTTTGCAAAAGCGTCGTCCTATAATCTTGACGAATATGTAGGCCTGTCGGCAGATCACCCGAAAAGTTACCGCAGCTTCATGAATAAGCATCTGTTTGATCATATTGACATCGATCTGTCCCGGACACATGTGCCGGATGGCAATGCCAAGGATCTAACGGCCGAGTGCCTGGCTTATGATCAAAGGCTGGAAAATGAAGGACCTGTCGATTTGCAAATTCTCGGCATCGGAAGTAACGGGCATATCGGCTTTAATGAACCGGATGCCAGCCTAACCAGCGGAACCCATGTCGTTGATTTGCTGCCGGAAACGCGGGAGGCCAATGCCCGGTTCTTCCCTTCGGTTACCGATGTTCCAATGCAGGCGATTACGATGGGCGTCGGCAGTATCCTGAAGGCGCAGCAAATTCTGCTCCTTGTGCGCGGCGCGGAGAAGGCCGAAGCGATCCGAAAGGCGGTGAAGGGGCCGATTACGACCCAGTGCCCCGCCTCCTTGCTCCAGAGCCATCCGAATGTGATGGTACTGCTGGATGAAGGAGCGGGACAATGGCTGAAGTAA